The genomic DNA CCGCCGGTACGACACATTCGGTGCGCGTCGAGGAGCAGCTCGCGTTCAGTGACTGGATCAACTCGAACCTTATGCAGGACCCCGACCTAAAGCATCTGCTGCCGCTCGACTCTGAGGGCAAGCAGCTGTATGACAAGATGAAGGATGGTATTTTGCTGTGCAAGATCGTTAACCACTCCTGTCCGGATACGATCGACGAGCGTGCGATCAACAAGAAGAACCTAACCGTGTACACCAAGTTCGAGAACCTAACGCTGGCGCTAGTGTCCTCGCAAGCAATCGGCTGTAACATTGTCAACATCGATGCGCACGATCTGGCGAAAGGCAAACCGCATCTGGTGCTCGGTCTGCTGTGGCAGATCATCCGCATCGGGCTGTTCAGTCACATCACGTTGGACAGCTGTCCGGGACTGGCCACGCTGCTGTCGGACGGTGAGCGGCTCGAGGATTTGATGAAGCTGTCGCCCGAAGCCATCCTGCTGCGCTGGGTCAACCACCATCTGGAGCGGGCCGGTATCGCGCGTCGCTGCACCAACTTCCAGAGTGACATCTCCGACTCGGAGGTGTACTCCTACTTGCTGAATCAAATCGCTCCCAAAGACGCGGGAGTTAATCTGGAAGCGCTCAGGGTACGGATCGGGCTGTCGGAATGTGCGTCACGACCGAAGCTTACTCAATGTCTTTCCTTGTATCGATTTTACAGGAACAAAACACCTTAAACCGTGCCGAAGTGATGCTGCAGCAGGCAGCAAAGCTAAACTGCCGATCATTCGTCACGCCGCAAGATGTCGTGAACGGTGTCTATAAGCTCAATTTGGCCTTTGTGGCCAATCTGTTCAACAACCATCCAGGGTTGGATCAGCCGGAAGAGATCGAAGGACTAGAGTCGATCGAAGAAACGCGTGAAGAGAAAAGTAAGTTGGCAAAGGGAAAGACTGTCCAACCGTCGGGACTAacgctttcgttttgttttttcccccgccTACAGCATACCGCAACTGGATGAACTCGATGGGCGTCAAACCGCACGTGAACTGGCTCTACTCGGATCTGGCCGATGGACTGATCATCTTCCAGCTGTTCGACATCATTCAGCCGGGCAGTGTGCAGTGGAAACGTGTGCATCAGAAATTCACGCCGCTGcgtaaattcatggaaaagcTCGAGAACTGCAACTACGCGGTTGAGCTGGGCAAACAGCAAAAGTTCTCGCTCGTCGGTATTGCCGGACAGGATCTTAGCGATGGCAATGCGACGCTAACGTTAGGTAGGTGGCACACTCTCTCGCATCCTTCTTTCAACGGCTGTATCGACTAAACTGGCACCCTTTTCTTTACACAGCACTCATCTGGCAGCTGATGCGTGCCTACACTCTCTCGATTTTGTCCCGTCTGGCCAACACCGGCAACCCGATCATCGAGAAGGAAATCGTCCAGTGGGTTAACTCGAAGCTGCAAAGCGCCGGCAAGCGGACCAGCCTGAAAAGCTTCCAGGATCCGGCCATAGCCGACGGCAAGATCATCATCGATCTGATCGATACGATCAAGCCGGGCTGCATCAACTACGATAACGTGCGCGACGGTGGCAATCCGGAGGAGAACCTCGAGAACGCCAAGTACGCCGTCTCGATGGCACGCAAGATCGGTGCGCGCGTGTACGCCCTGCCGGAAGACATTACCGAGGTGAAGGCCAAGATGATCATGACCGTGTTCGCGTGCCTGATGGCGATGGACTACGTGCCAAACATGGATAGTGCGAAAACGGCACCACCGACGGTCGCTTCGGTTGTGCAGACTCCACCGGCCACCCAACGGCAGGAACaaccccagcagcagcagcagcaagcttTAGAGAACGAATCGGTCCCTACCGCAGTCACTACCAACGGCACGAACGGAAACGGTGCATTAGGTGACGATGAGGATCATCAGCATGAGCAGAAGCAGCCGCAGGAAGAGGCACCAGCAGAACCGTCTGCCACGAGTGAAACGATATCATCCAcctcaccaacaccaccgcaAAACAACTCCACCACCGCTACAGCTGCTGTCGTTGATGAATTTGTCGATTGAGCATCCCGCCGTTCTTGCGGTGTAGTGTGTACAGAGCCTGTCGTCCTGATTCCGCCTAATGCAACGGATTTGTGAAAGGGAAGCAAACGTGACCAGATAAGTCAATATAATATATCCGGGTTACAATAAGGGTTGAAAAGTGAACCAGCTCGCTAACATGTTGTACCGTGTTtaacgtgtgagtgtgtgtgcgtgtgtgtgtttgaaaagAAAGGCAATTAATTGTAAATTAACAGGTGGTAAGGTTCAAACTGCCTACAAAAGCCATCGTGCTGGCTGGCACACCAAGTAGTGTCGGCACGACGAATGTAGCAGCAGTCATTCaacaaacgcaacgcaacatGTGCAGCACGCACACGGATGCACGAGCGAGCGAGGGAGCATGGGAACGTAGAGGGAGGGGCAGGGGTTTTCGGATGTAatgcaataataataataatgagtATAATTACGTTCACAACTATCATAATAATAACGTTAAGgataaaacaagaaaacaagcacactaccaccaccacagcaTCAGTTTGCCAAACGCgcgcgacacacacacacaacgcaacGTGACCGGCAGGTGGACATATTTCAAGTACGACAGTATGTTTTAGCTTCACTTTAAAAAGGGGCTACTGGTCGCCTCGGTCAGCCGAGTTTATGCGTCAAATGGTCGCAGGCATCAGACACTCTGAGTTGAACACGCAGATCAACGGTCCGCTAGCAG from Anopheles stephensi strain Indian chromosome 2, UCI_ANSTEP_V1.0, whole genome shotgun sequence includes the following:
- the LOC118506900 gene encoding plastin-1 isoform X2, with product MDIHQIAKEDELQEFRRVFTPELYDQIDTNKDGFIELKELKDALDQVGFKLAGYQVRLMIDEYTNKQRSHHVGKLSYDEFESLCMDLKAKEVASTFKKVVSKKENLETLGGMSDSSAAGTTHSVRVEEQLAFSDWINSNLMQDPDLKHLLPLDSEGKQLYDKMKDGILLCKIVNHSCPDTIDERAINKKNLTVYTKFENLTLALVSSQAIGCNIVNIDAHDLAKGKPHLVLGLLWQIIRIGLFSHITLDSCPGLATLLSDGERLEDLMKLSPEAILLRWVNHHLERAGIARRCTNFQSDISDSEVYSYLLNQIAPKDAGVNLEALREQNTLNRAEVMLQQAAKLNCRSFVTPQDVVNGVYKLNLAFVANLFNNHPGLDQPEEIEGLESIEETREEKTYRNWMNSMGVKPHVNWLYSDLADGLIIFQLFDIIQPGSVQWKRVHQKFTPLRKFMEKLENCNYAVELGKQQKFSLVGIAGQDLSDGNATLTLALIWQLMRAYTLSILSRLANTGNPIIEKEIVQWVNSKLQSAGKRTSLKSFQDPAIADGKIIIDLIDTIKPGCINYDNVRDGGNPEENLENAKYAVSMARKIGARVYALPEDITEVKAKMIMTVFACLMAMDYVPNMDSAKTAPPTVASVVQTPPATQRQEQPQQQQQQALENESVPTAVTTNGTNGNGALGDDEDHQHEQKQPQEEAPAEPSATSETISSTSPTPPQNNSTTATAAVVDEFVD
- the LOC118506900 gene encoding plastin-1 isoform X1, encoding MASFRNATHQKSLSVEERAEMREKFEEIDTNKDGFIELKELKDALDQVGFKLAGYQVRLMIDEYTNKQRSHHVGKLSYDEFESLCMDLKAKEVASTFKKVVSKKENLETLGGMSDSSAAGTTHSVRVEEQLAFSDWINSNLMQDPDLKHLLPLDSEGKQLYDKMKDGILLCKIVNHSCPDTIDERAINKKNLTVYTKFENLTLALVSSQAIGCNIVNIDAHDLAKGKPHLVLGLLWQIIRIGLFSHITLDSCPGLATLLSDGERLEDLMKLSPEAILLRWVNHHLERAGIARRCTNFQSDISDSEVYSYLLNQIAPKDAGVNLEALREQNTLNRAEVMLQQAAKLNCRSFVTPQDVVNGVYKLNLAFVANLFNNHPGLDQPEEIEGLESIEETREEKTYRNWMNSMGVKPHVNWLYSDLADGLIIFQLFDIIQPGSVQWKRVHQKFTPLRKFMEKLENCNYAVELGKQQKFSLVGIAGQDLSDGNATLTLALIWQLMRAYTLSILSRLANTGNPIIEKEIVQWVNSKLQSAGKRTSLKSFQDPAIADGKIIIDLIDTIKPGCINYDNVRDGGNPEENLENAKYAVSMARKIGARVYALPEDITEVKAKMIMTVFACLMAMDYVPNMDSAKTAPPTVASVVQTPPATQRQEQPQQQQQQALENESVPTAVTTNGTNGNGALGDDEDHQHEQKQPQEEAPAEPSATSETISSTSPTPPQNNSTTATAAVVDEFVD